The proteins below are encoded in one region of Drosophila santomea strain STO CAGO 1482 chromosome 3R, Prin_Dsan_1.1, whole genome shotgun sequence:
- the LOC120452322 gene encoding dihydrofolate reductase produces the protein MSFRMLSFNLIVAVCENFGIGINGNLPWRIRSELKYFSRTTKRTSDPSKHNAVVMGRKTYFGVPENKRPLPDRLNIVLSTTLQENELPKGVLLCRNLEAAMKALEGKNEVENIWIVGGSGVYEEAMASTRCHRLYITKIHQKFECDTFFPAIPDSFREVAPDLDTPIGLQEENGIKFEYKVLEKQ, from the exons ATGAGTTTCAGGATGCTAAGCTTCAATTTAATCGTGGCAGTTTGCGAGAATTTCGGGATCGGCATCAATGGCAATCTCCCGTGGCGCATTAG ATCCGAGCTGAAGTACTTCAGCCGCACCACCAAGCGAACCAGCGATCCTAGCAAGCACAATGCAGTTGTGATGGGCAGGAAAACCTACTTCGGAGTGCCGGAAAACAAGAGACCTCTTCCCGATCGGCTGAACATAGTGCTGAGCACCACACTCCAGGAAAACGAATTGCCCAAAGGAGTACTGTTGTGTCGCAATCTCGAGGCGGCCATGAAAGCGCTCGAGGGCAAGAACGAGGTGGAGAACATTTGGATTGTGGGCGGTAGTGGCGTCTACGAGGAAGCCATGGCCTCGACAAGATGTCACCGGCTGTACATCACCAAAATCCACCAGAAGTTCGAATGCGACACCTTCTTTCCCGCGATCCCGGACAGCTTCCGTGAGGTTGCGCCCGATTTGGACACGCCAATCGGTCTCCAGGAGGAGAATGGCATCAAATTCGAGTACAAGGTCTTGGAGAAAcagtga
- the LOC120453257 gene encoding inositol polyphosphate 1-phosphatase — translation MSGEEQASLLRVLINCAEKAANIARTCRSNEELLKLLVQEKSGAEANERFEHDFKTLADVLIQETIKHEVAALFPAMQDAILGEESPNFTNKLGESVTIAVGATEEDTTSCLQAVLSGHEGAASALATEVHRDVSFSSEKLGEIAHLPDELDYANLGIWIDPIDATAEYISGDTMFTDFPGITSTGLDCVTVLIGVYERDTGVPVIGVMAQPFGEKLEENVYSSSMFWGVCLPTLRAHNCDFEARDENRRLGIFSSSEQSDILQRFLDLGYEFAFSAGAGHKALKVITHEVDVYLLSKGSTFKWDTCAPQAILRALGGDVLDYTASVAEQRAVPLKYLIEDAEADADWKRNAGGIISVRNVDVVEELLAKLAEQ, via the exons atgAGCGGCGAAGAGCAGGCGAGTCTGCTGCGCGTACTGATCAATTGTGCGGAGAAGGCGGCCAACATAGCCAGGACATGTCGCTCCAACGAGGAGCTCCTGAAATTGCTGGTGCAGGAGAAGAGCGGAGCGGAGGCCAACGAGCGGTTCGAGCACGACTTCAAGACCCTGGCCGATGTCCTCATACAGGAGACGATCAAGCACGAGGTGGCAGCGCTCTTTCCCGCCATGCAGGATGCCATCCTGGGCGAGGAATCGCCCAATTTCACCAACAAACTGGGCGAGAGCGTCACCATTGCAGTGGGTGCGACTGAGGAGGACACCACCTCCTGTCTGCAGGCTGTCCTTAGCGGGCACGAGGGTGCTGCCAGCGCCCTGGCCACAGAAGTCCATCGGGATGTCAGCTTCAGCAGCGAAAAGCTGGGCGAGATTGCCCACCTGCCGGATGAACTGGATTACGCCAACTTGGGCATCTGGATCGATCCCATTG ACGCTACCGCTGAGTACATTTCGGGGGACACCATGTTCACCGACTTCCCCGGCATCACGTCCACCGGACTGGACTGCGTCACCGTGCTGATTGGCGTCTACGAACGGGACACCGGAGTGCCGGTGATCGGAGTGATGGCGCAGCCCTTCGGGGAGAAGCTGGAGGAGAACGTGTACAGCTCCTCGATGTTCTGGGGCGTTTGCCTGCCCACGCTAAGGGCACACAACTGCGATTTCGAGGCGCGCGATGAGAACCGTCGTTTGGGCATCTTCTCCAGCTCGGAGCAGTCCGACATCCTTCAGCGTTTCCTCGACCTGGGCTACGAGTTTGCATTTTCTGCTGGTGCTGGGCATAAGGCCTTGAAGGTGATTACCCACGAGGTTGACGTGTATCTGCTTAGCAAAGGGTCCACCTTCAAGTGGGACACTTGTGCTCCCCAAGCCATTCTCCGTGCCCTCGGCGGAGATGTACTGGATTATACCGCCAGTGTGGCGGAGCAGAGAGCAGTACCACTAAAGTACCTGATTGAGGATGCTGAAGCTGATGCCGATTGGAAGCGAAATGCAGGTGGTATAATCTCTGTGCGCAATGTCGATGTTgtggaggagctgctggccaaaCTGGCTGAGCAATGA
- the LOC120453486 gene encoding derlin-2, which yields MNALRQFYLEIPVVTRAYTTVCVLTTLAVHLDLVSPLQLYFNPTLIVRKFQIWRLATTFLYFGTIGISFFFNMVFTYRYCRMLEDGSFRGRSSDFVMMFIFGGVLMTFFGIFVNLLFLGQAFTLMLVYVWSRRNPLVPMNFFGVLNFQAPYLPWVLLCCSMILGNTVWVDVIGMGVGHIYYVLEDVYPTLSNGYRLIKTPYFLKRLFNEHIERNFQAAAEDRPGGFPWGGEGQPLLPEENADDGQDEEPANPAAPAAAAPQ from the exons ATGAATGCCCTGCGGCAGTTCTACCTGGAGATCCCGGTGGTCACACGAGCCTACACCACGGTGTGCGTGCTGACCACCTTGGCGGTG CATCTGGACCTGGTGTCGCCGCTGCAGCTATACTTCAATCCCACGCTGATTGTGCGCAAGTTCCAGATCTGGCGCCTGGCCACCACATTCCTGTACTTTGGCACCATAGGCATAAGCTTCTTTTTCAATATGGTGTTTACATATCGCTATTGCCGCATGTTGGAGGACGGCTCTTTCCGCGGACGCAGCTCTGACTTTGTCATGATGTTTATCTTTGGCGGCGTGCTGATGACCTTCTTCGGAATCTTCGTCAACCTGTTGTTCCTGGGCCAAGCCTTCACATTAATGCTGGTCTATGTGTGGTCACGTCGCAATCCACTGGTGCCCATGAACTTCTTCGGGGTGCTTAACTTCCAGGCGCCCTACCTGCCATGGGTTCTACTCTGCTGCTCCATGATCCTAGGAAACACCGTGTGGGTAGATGTCATCGGCATGGGTGTTGGCCATATCTACTACGTGCTGGAGGACGTCTATCCCACACTGTCCAACGGCTACAGACTGATCAAAACCCCCTACTTCTT GAAACGTCTCTTCAATGAGCACATCGAACGCAACTTCCAGGCGGCTGCCGAGGATCGTCCTGGCGGGTTTCCCTGGGGCGGCGAAGGTCAGCCCCTGCTGCCCGAAGAGAATGCAGATGACGGACAGGATGAAGAGCCAGCGAATCCAGCGGCGCCCGCTGCTGCCGCGCCGCAATAA
- the LOC120452324 gene encoding succinate dehydrogenase assembly factor 3, mitochondrial, with amino-acid sequence MSRILMSQLTHPQRVRLLYKTILRLHRGLPAELRALGDNYVRDEFRRHLKCNPMEAQLFMTEWARYASTITQQLGIRGKPKGDLGEEIDPTTVEMLKDDQVVQLYELMLAAKGVEDVQGK; translated from the exons ATGTCAAGAATTTTGATGAGCCAACTGACCCACCCGCAGCGCGTCCGCCTGCTGTACAAAACGATCCTCCGCCTGCACAGAG GTCTTCCAGCGGAACTGCGTGCTCTGGGCGACAACTATGTGCGGGACGAGTTCCGGCGACACCTCAAGTGCAATCCCATGGAGGCACAGCTATTTATGACAGAGTGGGCC CGATATGCGTCCACAATCACCCAACAACTGGGAATTCGGGGCAAGCCCAAGGGGGATTTGGGCGAAGAGATTGACCCGACGACCGTGGAAATGCTGAAGGATGACCAGGTAGTCCAACTATACGAGCTGATGCTGGCGGCCAAGGGAGTCGAAGATGTgcaaggcaaataa
- the LOC120452320 gene encoding soluble guanylate cyclase 89Db, with the protein MYGMLYESVQHYIQQEYGMETWRKVCQIIDCKHQSFKTHQIYPDKLMPDFAAALSASTGESFDFCMNFFGRCFVRFFSNFGYDKMIRSTGRYFCDFLQSIDNIHVQMRFTYPKMKSPSMQLTNMDDDGAVILYRSGRTGMSKYLIGQMTEVAKEFYGLDMTAYVLESQNDICGGTAGPIKLTEGPLTVIVKYRLDFDNRDYMAKRVNVIAHPSQLKMPSVDLNVFLELFPFTIVLDHDMKITLAGEKIVETWILHNPGVNPKTFIGSHILDRFKCRRPKDTQIQWQTILQMRTVLFEFELIRTGHNRAAYDAALNFDFENFDEASSLNEAQAMALASAKEFSAENAKEEAAGAGSSKDEIDPATGQRRHSVGLRSILLKGQMFYIKDVDSLIFLCSPLIENLDELHGIGLYLNDLNPHGLSRELVMAGWQHCSKLEIMFEKEEQRSDELEKSLELADSWKRQGDELLYSMIPRPIAERMRKSEEHVCQSFEEVSVIFIEVLNVYDSGSNNIQDAMQAVTTLNKVFSALDEEIISPFVYKVETVGMVYMAVSGAPDVNPLHAEHACDLALRVMTKVKAHALPGVAIRVGINSGPVVAGVVGMKVPRYCLFGDTVNTASRMESSSDPWMIQLSNYTALKVRKVGYKVEARGFVKVKGKGEMETYWLLEGPE; encoded by the coding sequence ATGTACGGAATGCTGTACGAGAGCGTGCAGCACTACATCCAGCAGGAGTACGGCATGGAGACCTGGCGCAAGGTCTGCCAGATAATCGACTGCAAGCACCAGAGCTTCAAGACGCACCAGATCTATCCGGACAAGCTGATGCCGGACTTTGCGGCTGCCCTGTCCGCCAGCACGGGCGAGTCCTTCGACTTCTGCATGAACTTCTTTGGGCGCTGTTTTGTGCGGTTCTTCAGCAACTTTGGCTACGACAAGATGATCCGCTCCACAGGGCGATACTTCTGCGACTTCCTGCAGTCCATCGACAACATCCACGTGCAGATGCGCTTCACGTATCCCAAGATGAAGTCGCCCAGCATGCAGTTGACCAACATGGATGACGATGGGGCTGTGATCCTGTATCGCAGCGGCCGAACTGGCATGTCCAAGTACCTGATTGGCCAGATGACAGAGGTGGCAAAGGAGTTCTACGGCCTGGACATGACTGCCTACGTCCTGGAGAGCCAAAATGACATCTGCGGCGGCACAGCCGGTCCCATCAAGCTTACGGAGGGTCCTCTGACCGTAATTGTCAAGTATCGGTTGGACTTTGATAATCGCGATTACATGGCCAAGCGGGTCAATGTCATCGCACATCCTTCCCAGCTCAAGATGCCGTCGGTGGATCTGAATGTGTTCCTCGAGCTGTTTCCCTTCACCATTGTGCTGGATCACGACATGAAAATCACACTTGCGGGCGAGAAGATTGTCGAGACGTGGATTCTGCACAATCCTGGGGTGAACCCAAAGACCTTTATTGGCAGCCACATATTGGATCGGTTCAAGTGCCGCCGTCCCAAGGACACTCAAATCCAATGGCAGACCATTTTGCAGATGCGAACCGTCCTCTTTGAGTTCGAGCTCATTCGCACGGGTCACAACCGTGCCGCCTATGATGCGGCCTTGAACTTTGACTTCGAAAACTTTGATGAAGCCAGCAGCCTGAACGAGGCGCAGGCCATGGCCTTGGCCAGTGCCAAGGAGTTCAGTGCGGAGAACGCCAAGGAAGAGGCAGCTGGCGCAGGCAGCTCCAAGGACGAAATAGATCCCGCAACGGGACAGAGACGCCATTCGGTGGGACTCCGATCCATCTTGCTGAAGGGTCAGATGTTCTACATCAAAGATGTGGACTCGCTGATCTTCCTGTGCAGTCCTCTAATCGAAAATCTGGATGAGCTGCACGGAATTGGTCTCTATCTGAACGATCTCAATCCGCATGGACTGAGTAGAGAGCTAGTTATGGCGGGATGGCAGCACTGCTCCAAGCTGGAGATCATGTTcgagaaggaggagcagcgATCGGACGAGCTGGAAAAGTCGCTTGAACTGGCAGATTCGTGGAAACGGCAGGGCGATGAGCTCCTGTACTCCATGATTCCGCGGCCCATTGCCGAGCGAATGCGGAAGAGCGAGGAGCACGTGTGTCAGAGTTTCGAAGAGGTGTCCGTCATTTTCATCGAGGTGCTCAATGTCTATGACAGTGGATCCAACAACATCCAGGATGCCATGCAGGCGGTGACCACCTTGAATAAAGTGTTTTCGGCATTGGATGAGGAGATCATTTCCCCATTTGTGTACAAAGTGGAGACCGTGGGTATGGTTTACATGGCTGTTTCGGGGGCTCCAGATGTGAATCCCTTGCACGCCGAGCACGCCTGCGACTTGGCCTTGAGGGTGATGACGAAGGTCAAGGCCCATGCCCTTCCCGGAGTGGCCATACGGGTGGGCATCAACTCGGGACCCGTGGTTGCAGGAGTGGTTGGAATGAAGGTTCCTCGATACTGCCTCTTTGGAGACACCGTAAACACCGCCTCGCGAATGGAAAGCAGCAGTGATCCCTGGATGATCCAGCTATCCAATTACACTGCGCTGAAGGTGAGGAAGGTGGGCTACAAGGTGGAAGCGCGGGGCTTTGTCAAGGTCAAGGGCAAGGGCGAGATGGAGACCTACTGGCTGCTGGAGGGACCAGAGTAG